One Myxocyprinus asiaticus isolate MX2 ecotype Aquarium Trade chromosome 20, UBuf_Myxa_2, whole genome shotgun sequence genomic region harbors:
- the LOC127411301 gene encoding putative Polycomb group protein ASXL2 isoform X1 has translation MRERQKKKKGRTWAEAAKTVLEKYPNTPMSHKEILQVIQRERLKEISGTSPLACLNAMLHTNSRGEEGIFYKVPGRMGVYTLKKDIADVVKELSEEASEDSSDNMSDTRCTENNSTTTNSKDGHRGRWKRRVPTKLQSQPPSPQSRCSSPSVSSSKLISPSQKHSKKALKQALKQQQQRSQRRQCGIPTTSSPRLLLKTVKDMTRDSSSFKSSWELKQTERCPASPQNSTSSSSSSVKADVCHTAGARKVSQRSSRLNARQLRRSKCEIDVETPDSILVNTNLRALINKHTFSMLPTECQQKLLKMLPEVDQQASMDGALKVTSSALNNEFFTSAAQSWKERLAEGDFTPELRLRMRQEIDKEKKVEHWKEHFFESYYGEHSGLSTEESRELTDAVDNPEPAKSKAQPDKPEIVKESQKVHQVIEVSHMELRSRDVKPVVTHPTPEEPIKLPAPEQPQLSLDTRNEAPEELIAESPVQKTVEPKPDNERALEIEIKCKNPIAPSEAMVTFLKIKETQLTKIEIPVAEVEQALTERNQAGSPIFAVTSEHLKRKVSSEQDTELRTEKKPRVTTQDVSSPVKAKETVEQRVPPLKIPVSRILSAPAGIEPVSPRTPVPLTPPSIRPGRTGARTLADIKAKAQLARAQRAAAAAAGLSSSRGASSVGGTSTPSPARSLSEEFSSASSRNQSVSPIKQSSGSPEGTVGLSQTSSSGFTGHTDTGFAQGFSASQVLLKDNRSLMGSQTTQCTLNPTVKDEHSLLSGGGVLTPISQPGNLTVSNVIAQNQRPQQTPLPGASVTKPSSLIPANNPLVTQLLQGKDVPLEKILPKPLAKMEVQSVAISDRDDGNLGTTTAGLKKENLTNKEHISRFGHQVLAGPSTMQFRSVISVDKLVKSTQDPILHPLRPKCEPKHSSLSHQSSQFQSCQLGQLEYGQDQVSLHLGIFGRKRMSKPAMTGHYLLNVSTYGRGSESSKWPHLSSNTSTSFANVKEMKKEKMEVVEHVKERAESVGGSHTSSQGHLNSSRVKMEQKGHSITKPDKGLASQPCSEIKSDSPSLSCLSNKEKINTRTKETCTRTQGNTDPNQLSDCHQRMYLSQKSHNVQELIMGPQYGGTISMSVPHAQNHSMADTPTSPTVSCSGDSDAAGGGMMSFSVTVTAIPAGHLLDQSNQGETSPEQAFIETSGMEDVQSKCYCRLKAMIMCKGCGAFCHDDCIGPSKLCVSCLVVR, from the exons atgagagaaagacagaagaaGAAAAAGGGGAGGACGTGGGCAGAGGCCGCCAAAACG GTGTTGGAAAAGTACCCCAACACACCGATGAGTCATAAAGAGATCCTACAAGTGATTCAGAGAGAACGACTCAAGGAGATAAG TGGGACTTCCCCTCTTGCCTGTCTCAATGCCATGCTCCATACAAACTCACGTGGAGAGGAAGGGATCTTCTATAAAGTCCCTGGTCGAATGGGAGTCTATACACTGAAG AAGGACATTGCAGATGTGGTGAAGGAGCTGTCAGAAGAGGCCTCAGAGGACAGCAGTGATAACATGTCTGATACACGATGCACAGAAAATAACAGCACCACCACCAACAGCAAAGATGGCCACAGAGGAAGGTGGAAGAGGAGAG TACCGACGAAACTACAGTCTCAGCCACCCTCACCACAGTCACGCTGCTCATCTCCATCAGTGTCCAGCAGCAAACTCATCTCCCCATCACAGAAACATAGCAAGAAGGCCCTCAAACAG GCACTGAAACAGCAGCAGCAGAGGAGTCAGCGGAGACAGTGTGGAATCCCCACAACCTCCAGCCCACGGCTGCTTCTCAAGACTGTCAAAGACATGACTCGTGATTCATCCTCCTTCAAATCAT CTTGGGAACTAAAACAGACAGAGCGTTGCCCTGCCAGTCCACAGAACTCTACCTCCAGCTCATCCTCATCTGTCAAAGCAGATGTGTGCCACACGGCTGGAGCCCGGAAGGTGTCTCAGCGCTCCAGTCGGCTCAATGCCA GACAACTGAGGCGTTCAAAGTGTGAGATAGATGTTGAGACACCAGACTCCATCCTTGTCAACACCAACCTGCGAGCACTAATCAACAAGCACACGTTCTCAATGTTGCCTACAGAATGCCAGCAGAAACTTCTGAAGATGCTGCCAGAGGTTGACCAGCAG GCTAGTATGGATGGGGCATTGAAGGTGACCAGTTCTGCCTTGAACAATGAGTTCTTCACATCTGCTGCACAATCTTGGAAGGAGAGGCTGGCAGAGG GTGACTTCACCCCTGAGCTGAGACTGAGAATGCGACAGGAAATTGATAAGGAAAAGAAGGTGGAGCATTGGAAAGAGCATTTCTTTGAGAGCTACTATGGTGAACA CTCTGGCCTAAGTACAGAGGAATCCAGAGAATTGACAGATGCTGTTGACAATCCTGAACCAGCTAAAAGCAAAGCGCAGCCAGACAAGCCAGAGATCGTTAAAGAGTCACAGAAGGTACATCAAGTGATAGAGGTTAGCCACATGGAGTTGAGATCCAGAGATGTAAAACCAGTAGTAACACATCCTACCCCTGAAGAGCCAATCAAACTTCCAGCTCCAGAACAGCCACAGTTGTCCTTAGATACAAGGAATGAAGCACCGGAAGAATTGATTGCAGAGTCGCCTGTTCAGAAAACAGTGGAGCCCAAACCAGACAATGAAAGAGCACTGGAAATTGAGATCAAGTGTAAGAACCCAATAGCACCTTCGGAAGCAATGGTCACTTTTTTGAAAATAAAGGAAACACAGCTGACTAAAATTGAAATCCCTGTGGCTGAGGTTGAACAGGCATTAACAGAGAGGAATCAAGCTGGGTCTCCAATATTTGCTGTCACATCTGAGCACCTGAAGAGGAAGGTCTCCAGTGAACAGGATACTGAGCTCAGAACAGAGAAGAAGCCCCGTGTCACTACACAAGATGTGTCATCCCCAGTGAAAGCTAAAGAAACAGTAGAACAGAGAGTACCTCCTCTCAAA ATCCCAGTGTCTCGAATTCTCTCTGCCCCTGCCGGTATTGAGCCGGTATCCCCACGGACTCCTGTCCCCTTGACACCACCTAGCATTCGTCCTGGTCGTACCGGTGCTCGCACTCTTGCTGACATCAAGGCAAAAGCTCAGTTAGCGCGGGCACAGCGTGCCGCAGCGGCTGCTGCTGGTTTGTCTTCCTCAAGGGGAGCCAGCTCAGTTGGGGGAACCTCCACACCCTCCCCAGCTCGGTCTTTGTCTGAGGAGTTTTCATCAGCAAGCAGCAGAAATCAATCTGTGTCACCCATAAAGCAGAGCTCTGGGTCTCCTGAGGGCACAGTGGGTCTTTCACAAACTTCTTCCTCAGGTTTTACTGGACACACAGATACTGGTTTTGCTCAAGGCTTCAGTGCAAGCCAAGTTCTTTTAAAAGACAATCGCTCTTTGATGGGGTCCCAAACCACTCAGTGTACATTGAACCCAACGGTGAAGGATGAACATAGCCTTCTCAGTGGTGGAGGGGTGCTAACACCTATTAGTCAGCCAGGAAACCTGACTGTCTCAAACGTAATTGCACAAAACCAGAGACCACAACAGACACCTTTGCCAGGAGCATCAGTGACCAAGCCTAGCTCTTTAATCCCAGCGAATAATCCTCTGGTCACCCAGCTTCTTCAGGGCAAAGATGTTCCCCTTGAAAAGATCCTTCCAAAGCCACTAGCCAAGATGGAGGTTCAATCTGTGGCCATTTCAGACCGAGATGATGGTAACCTTGGCACCACAACAGctgggttaaaaaaagaaaaccttaCAAACAAAGAACATATCAGCAGGTTTGGGCATCAAGTTCTTGCTGGTCCATCTACGATGCAATTCAGATCTGTGATAAGTGTAGACAAGCTGGTCAAAAGCACtcaggacccaatcctccacccACTAAGGCCGAAATGTGAGCCGAAACATTCAAGCTTAAGCCACCAATCCTCCCAATTTCAATCCTGTCAATTAGGGCAACTTGAGTACGGCCAGGACCAGGTGAGTCTCCATCTAGGCATCTTTGGGCGGAAGAGGATGTCCAAGCCAGCTATGACAGGACACTACCTCCTCAATGTCTCCACATATGGTAGAGGATCTGAGAGCAGCAAATGGCCACATCTATCTAGTAATACAAGCACATCCTTTGCCAACGTAAAGGAAATGAAGAAAGAGAAAATGGAAGTTGTGGAGCATGTGAAAGAAAGGGCAGAATCAGTTGGAGGGTCTCATACCTCCTCTCAAGGACACCTGAATTCTTCAAGGGTCAAAATGGAACAGAAGGGGCATAGCATCACAAAACCAGATAAGGGTTTGGCATCACAACCCTGTTCTGAAATAAAGTCTGACTCTCCATCATTAAGCTGTTTATCCAACAAAGAAAAAATCAACACTAGAACCAAAGAAACATGCACAAGAACTCAGGGTAACACAGACCCAAATCAGTTAAGTGACTGTCACCAACGCATGTACCTGTCTCAGAAATCTCATAATGTACAAGAACTTATAATGGGCCCTCAGTACGGTGGCACCATCAGCATGTCTGTCCCTCATGCACAAAACCACAGCATGGCTGACACTCCAACCTCTCCTACAGTGTCCTGCAGTGGTGACAGTGATGCTGCTGGTGGAGGTATGATGTCTTTTTCCGTCACTGTTACTGCTATACCTGCCGGTCACCTACTGGATCAGAGCAATCAGGGCGAGACCTCACCCGAGCAAGCCTTCATAGAAACATCTGGAATGGAGGATGTCCAGTCAAAGTGCTACTGTCGACTAAAGGCCATGATTATGTGCAAGGGATGTGGCGCCTTTTGTCACGATGATTGCATTGGTCCATCCAAACTATGTGTCTCCTGTTTGGTGGTACGATAA
- the LOC127411301 gene encoding putative Polycomb group protein ASXL2 isoform X2 produces the protein MSDTRCTENNSTTTNSKDGHRGRWKRRVPTKLQSQPPSPQSRCSSPSVSSSKLISPSQKHSKKALKQALKQQQQRSQRRQCGIPTTSSPRLLLKTVKDMTRDSSSFKSSWELKQTERCPASPQNSTSSSSSSVKADVCHTAGARKVSQRSSRLNARQLRRSKCEIDVETPDSILVNTNLRALINKHTFSMLPTECQQKLLKMLPEVDQQASMDGALKVTSSALNNEFFTSAAQSWKERLAEGDFTPELRLRMRQEIDKEKKVEHWKEHFFESYYGEHSGLSTEESRELTDAVDNPEPAKSKAQPDKPEIVKESQKVHQVIEVSHMELRSRDVKPVVTHPTPEEPIKLPAPEQPQLSLDTRNEAPEELIAESPVQKTVEPKPDNERALEIEIKCKNPIAPSEAMVTFLKIKETQLTKIEIPVAEVEQALTERNQAGSPIFAVTSEHLKRKVSSEQDTELRTEKKPRVTTQDVSSPVKAKETVEQRVPPLKIPVSRILSAPAGIEPVSPRTPVPLTPPSIRPGRTGARTLADIKAKAQLARAQRAAAAAAGLSSSRGASSVGGTSTPSPARSLSEEFSSASSRNQSVSPIKQSSGSPEGTVGLSQTSSSGFTGHTDTGFAQGFSASQVLLKDNRSLMGSQTTQCTLNPTVKDEHSLLSGGGVLTPISQPGNLTVSNVIAQNQRPQQTPLPGASVTKPSSLIPANNPLVTQLLQGKDVPLEKILPKPLAKMEVQSVAISDRDDGNLGTTTAGLKKENLTNKEHISRFGHQVLAGPSTMQFRSVISVDKLVKSTQDPILHPLRPKCEPKHSSLSHQSSQFQSCQLGQLEYGQDQVSLHLGIFGRKRMSKPAMTGHYLLNVSTYGRGSESSKWPHLSSNTSTSFANVKEMKKEKMEVVEHVKERAESVGGSHTSSQGHLNSSRVKMEQKGHSITKPDKGLASQPCSEIKSDSPSLSCLSNKEKINTRTKETCTRTQGNTDPNQLSDCHQRMYLSQKSHNVQELIMGPQYGGTISMSVPHAQNHSMADTPTSPTVSCSGDSDAAGGGMMSFSVTVTAIPAGHLLDQSNQGETSPEQAFIETSGMEDVQSKCYCRLKAMIMCKGCGAFCHDDCIGPSKLCVSCLVVR, from the exons ATGTCTGATACACGATGCACAGAAAATAACAGCACCACCACCAACAGCAAAGATGGCCACAGAGGAAGGTGGAAGAGGAGAG TACCGACGAAACTACAGTCTCAGCCACCCTCACCACAGTCACGCTGCTCATCTCCATCAGTGTCCAGCAGCAAACTCATCTCCCCATCACAGAAACATAGCAAGAAGGCCCTCAAACAG GCACTGAAACAGCAGCAGCAGAGGAGTCAGCGGAGACAGTGTGGAATCCCCACAACCTCCAGCCCACGGCTGCTTCTCAAGACTGTCAAAGACATGACTCGTGATTCATCCTCCTTCAAATCAT CTTGGGAACTAAAACAGACAGAGCGTTGCCCTGCCAGTCCACAGAACTCTACCTCCAGCTCATCCTCATCTGTCAAAGCAGATGTGTGCCACACGGCTGGAGCCCGGAAGGTGTCTCAGCGCTCCAGTCGGCTCAATGCCA GACAACTGAGGCGTTCAAAGTGTGAGATAGATGTTGAGACACCAGACTCCATCCTTGTCAACACCAACCTGCGAGCACTAATCAACAAGCACACGTTCTCAATGTTGCCTACAGAATGCCAGCAGAAACTTCTGAAGATGCTGCCAGAGGTTGACCAGCAG GCTAGTATGGATGGGGCATTGAAGGTGACCAGTTCTGCCTTGAACAATGAGTTCTTCACATCTGCTGCACAATCTTGGAAGGAGAGGCTGGCAGAGG GTGACTTCACCCCTGAGCTGAGACTGAGAATGCGACAGGAAATTGATAAGGAAAAGAAGGTGGAGCATTGGAAAGAGCATTTCTTTGAGAGCTACTATGGTGAACA CTCTGGCCTAAGTACAGAGGAATCCAGAGAATTGACAGATGCTGTTGACAATCCTGAACCAGCTAAAAGCAAAGCGCAGCCAGACAAGCCAGAGATCGTTAAAGAGTCACAGAAGGTACATCAAGTGATAGAGGTTAGCCACATGGAGTTGAGATCCAGAGATGTAAAACCAGTAGTAACACATCCTACCCCTGAAGAGCCAATCAAACTTCCAGCTCCAGAACAGCCACAGTTGTCCTTAGATACAAGGAATGAAGCACCGGAAGAATTGATTGCAGAGTCGCCTGTTCAGAAAACAGTGGAGCCCAAACCAGACAATGAAAGAGCACTGGAAATTGAGATCAAGTGTAAGAACCCAATAGCACCTTCGGAAGCAATGGTCACTTTTTTGAAAATAAAGGAAACACAGCTGACTAAAATTGAAATCCCTGTGGCTGAGGTTGAACAGGCATTAACAGAGAGGAATCAAGCTGGGTCTCCAATATTTGCTGTCACATCTGAGCACCTGAAGAGGAAGGTCTCCAGTGAACAGGATACTGAGCTCAGAACAGAGAAGAAGCCCCGTGTCACTACACAAGATGTGTCATCCCCAGTGAAAGCTAAAGAAACAGTAGAACAGAGAGTACCTCCTCTCAAA ATCCCAGTGTCTCGAATTCTCTCTGCCCCTGCCGGTATTGAGCCGGTATCCCCACGGACTCCTGTCCCCTTGACACCACCTAGCATTCGTCCTGGTCGTACCGGTGCTCGCACTCTTGCTGACATCAAGGCAAAAGCTCAGTTAGCGCGGGCACAGCGTGCCGCAGCGGCTGCTGCTGGTTTGTCTTCCTCAAGGGGAGCCAGCTCAGTTGGGGGAACCTCCACACCCTCCCCAGCTCGGTCTTTGTCTGAGGAGTTTTCATCAGCAAGCAGCAGAAATCAATCTGTGTCACCCATAAAGCAGAGCTCTGGGTCTCCTGAGGGCACAGTGGGTCTTTCACAAACTTCTTCCTCAGGTTTTACTGGACACACAGATACTGGTTTTGCTCAAGGCTTCAGTGCAAGCCAAGTTCTTTTAAAAGACAATCGCTCTTTGATGGGGTCCCAAACCACTCAGTGTACATTGAACCCAACGGTGAAGGATGAACATAGCCTTCTCAGTGGTGGAGGGGTGCTAACACCTATTAGTCAGCCAGGAAACCTGACTGTCTCAAACGTAATTGCACAAAACCAGAGACCACAACAGACACCTTTGCCAGGAGCATCAGTGACCAAGCCTAGCTCTTTAATCCCAGCGAATAATCCTCTGGTCACCCAGCTTCTTCAGGGCAAAGATGTTCCCCTTGAAAAGATCCTTCCAAAGCCACTAGCCAAGATGGAGGTTCAATCTGTGGCCATTTCAGACCGAGATGATGGTAACCTTGGCACCACAACAGctgggttaaaaaaagaaaaccttaCAAACAAAGAACATATCAGCAGGTTTGGGCATCAAGTTCTTGCTGGTCCATCTACGATGCAATTCAGATCTGTGATAAGTGTAGACAAGCTGGTCAAAAGCACtcaggacccaatcctccacccACTAAGGCCGAAATGTGAGCCGAAACATTCAAGCTTAAGCCACCAATCCTCCCAATTTCAATCCTGTCAATTAGGGCAACTTGAGTACGGCCAGGACCAGGTGAGTCTCCATCTAGGCATCTTTGGGCGGAAGAGGATGTCCAAGCCAGCTATGACAGGACACTACCTCCTCAATGTCTCCACATATGGTAGAGGATCTGAGAGCAGCAAATGGCCACATCTATCTAGTAATACAAGCACATCCTTTGCCAACGTAAAGGAAATGAAGAAAGAGAAAATGGAAGTTGTGGAGCATGTGAAAGAAAGGGCAGAATCAGTTGGAGGGTCTCATACCTCCTCTCAAGGACACCTGAATTCTTCAAGGGTCAAAATGGAACAGAAGGGGCATAGCATCACAAAACCAGATAAGGGTTTGGCATCACAACCCTGTTCTGAAATAAAGTCTGACTCTCCATCATTAAGCTGTTTATCCAACAAAGAAAAAATCAACACTAGAACCAAAGAAACATGCACAAGAACTCAGGGTAACACAGACCCAAATCAGTTAAGTGACTGTCACCAACGCATGTACCTGTCTCAGAAATCTCATAATGTACAAGAACTTATAATGGGCCCTCAGTACGGTGGCACCATCAGCATGTCTGTCCCTCATGCACAAAACCACAGCATGGCTGACACTCCAACCTCTCCTACAGTGTCCTGCAGTGGTGACAGTGATGCTGCTGGTGGAGGTATGATGTCTTTTTCCGTCACTGTTACTGCTATACCTGCCGGTCACCTACTGGATCAGAGCAATCAGGGCGAGACCTCACCCGAGCAAGCCTTCATAGAAACATCTGGAATGGAGGATGTCCAGTCAAAGTGCTACTGTCGACTAAAGGCCATGATTATGTGCAAGGGATGTGGCGCCTTTTGTCACGATGATTGCATTGGTCCATCCAAACTATGTGTCTCCTGTTTGGTGGTACGATAA